In the Palaeococcus pacificus DY20341 genome, one interval contains:
- a CDS encoding potassium channel family protein: protein MIPVPLVRKLIRVGVKVKKNKLITIAIVVLLLALSFSALFMYFEGLDMFSAIYWAIITMSTIGYGDVTPQTYGGRIVAMVAAIAGISTFTALISLLAESFISSSIRRMMGMHKVDFKDHYVVIGKGESILSCVNEIMLAISNGYADNKPVVVLLPSEEEKKRLELSPDVEILIGEPSNKDTLKRANVESAKYVILALEDDSKSVFVTLLVKGMSNAKVFVEALRPESFELLKQAGADRVIVSRELGGRLLASSIFEPEVVDVIEDLTTSTGSYDITVIPGDEVWGLEYKQAFEKLYPKGCFLMGYIAQRVVLMPSLAERIPKGSKLVVLKRAGK, encoded by the coding sequence ATGATTCCAGTGCCGTTAGTTAGAAAGCTTATTCGAGTGGGCGTTAAAGTAAAGAAAAATAAGCTCATCACTATAGCTATAGTCGTTCTTTTATTAGCGCTTAGCTTTTCAGCTCTCTTTATGTATTTTGAGGGCTTAGATATGTTCTCTGCTATTTATTGGGCGATTATTACAATGTCCACTATAGGATATGGGGATGTGACGCCCCAAACTTATGGTGGTAGGATTGTCGCGATGGTTGCAGCGATTGCAGGAATTTCCACTTTTACAGCGTTAATATCATTATTGGCTGAGAGTTTTATTTCTTCATCAATTAGGAGGATGATGGGTATGCATAAGGTTGATTTTAAAGATCACTATGTTGTAATTGGGAAAGGAGAGAGCATTTTAAGCTGTGTTAATGAGATTATGCTGGCAATTTCCAATGGCTATGCTGATAATAAACCGGTAGTTGTCTTGCTGCCAAGTGAAGAGGAAAAGAAACGTTTGGAGCTTTCGCCTGACGTTGAAATTTTGATCGGTGAGCCAAGCAATAAAGACACACTAAAGCGGGCAAATGTTGAAAGTGCAAAATATGTAATTTTGGCGCTTGAGGACGACTCTAAATCCGTTTTTGTGACATTGCTTGTTAAAGGTATGTCAAATGCTAAAGTGTTTGTGGAGGCACTTCGCCCAGAGAGTTTTGAACTTTTGAAGCAGGCTGGTGCGGACAGAGTCATAGTAAGCAGGGAGCTGGGTGGTAGGCTTTTAGCGAGCTCCATCTTTGAGCCGGAAGTGGTGGATGTCATAGAGGATTTGACTACATCAACGGGGAGTTATGATATAACTGTTATTCCTGGGGATGAAGTGTGGGGGTTGGAGTATAAGCAAGCTTTTGAAAAGCTGTATCCTAAAGGTTGTTTTTTAATGGGATATATTGCTCAGAGGGTAGTTTTAATGCCAAGTCTTGCTGAGAGGATACCTAAGGGTTCAAAATTGGTGGTGTTAAAGAGGGCAGGTAAATGA
- the rpiA gene encoding ribose-5-phosphate isomerase RpiA, with translation MDEMKKLVAKEALKFVEDGMVVGLGTGSTTAHFIRLLGKLVMEEELEIYGIPTSYQAKFLAIESGIPVVSLDEVDAIDIAVDGADEVDPNLNLIKGRGAALTMEKIIDYRAGTFIVLVDESKLVDYLGQKMPVPIEVIPSAWRVIAEEIEVFNATAELRMGIKKDGPIVTDNGNFILDAKFERIEDPLDMEIELNNIPGVVENGIFADIADVVLVGTKEGVKKMER, from the coding sequence ATGGATGAAATGAAAAAGCTCGTGGCCAAGGAAGCACTAAAATTCGTTGAAGATGGCATGGTAGTGGGATTAGGCACAGGCTCAACCACCGCTCATTTCATACGCCTACTTGGGAAGCTCGTTATGGAAGAAGAGTTAGAGATTTATGGGATACCCACATCGTATCAAGCAAAATTCTTGGCAATTGAGAGTGGAATACCCGTAGTGAGCTTAGATGAAGTCGATGCGATTGACATAGCCGTTGATGGTGCGGATGAAGTCGATCCAAACTTAAACTTAATTAAAGGGCGCGGTGCTGCTTTAACTATGGAAAAGATAATCGATTACAGGGCTGGAACCTTTATAGTGCTCGTCGATGAGAGCAAGCTTGTTGATTACTTGGGCCAAAAGATGCCCGTGCCGATTGAGGTAATCCCAAGCGCATGGCGCGTTATAGCAGAAGAGATTGAAGTTTTCAATGCCACAGCGGAGCTTAGAATGGGCATTAAAAAAGATGGACCGATCGTTACAGACAATGGCAACTTCATTTTAGACGCCAAATTTGAGAGGATAGAAGATCCATTGGACATGGAGATAGAGCTCAATAACATTCCCGGAGTAGTTGAAAATGGTATCTTCGCCGACATAGCCGATGTGGTTTTAGTCGGCACGAAGGAAGGAGTTAAAAAAATGGAGAGATAG
- the radA gene encoding DNA repair and recombination protein RadA, giving the protein MARKKAVDDVKELEEFEEVPIEEEADIEELVVAEVVKKSKKKEKKVANLEDLPGVGPATAEKLRESGFDTIEAIAVASPLELKEIAGISEGAALKIIQAAREAANIGTFVTADEYFKKRQTIGKITTGSKSLDKLLGGGIETQALTEVFGQFGSGKTQLAHQLCVNVQLPVEEGGLGKGAIYIDTENTFRPERIKQIAEARGLDPDKILKNIFVSRAFNSNHQMLLVQKAEELIKEHEIGLVVVDSLMAHFRSEYIGRGSLAERQQKLGKHLSDLHRLANLYDIAIFVTNQVQAKPDAFFGDPTKPIGGHILAHSATVRVYLRKGKAGKRIARLIDSPHLPEGEATFKITEKGIED; this is encoded by the coding sequence ATGGCGAGAAAAAAGGCTGTTGATGATGTTAAAGAGCTTGAAGAGTTTGAAGAGGTCCCAATTGAAGAGGAGGCAGATATAGAAGAGCTTGTTGTTGCAGAAGTTGTCAAGAAATCAAAGAAAAAAGAGAAAAAGGTCGCGAATTTAGAGGATCTTCCGGGTGTTGGTCCGGCAACTGCTGAAAAGCTTAGAGAGTCTGGTTTTGATACAATTGAAGCCATAGCTGTTGCTTCTCCATTAGAGCTCAAAGAAATCGCTGGAATAAGTGAGGGTGCGGCTTTAAAGATAATACAAGCTGCGAGAGAAGCGGCCAATATTGGAACGTTTGTTACCGCTGATGAGTACTTCAAAAAGCGTCAAACCATAGGTAAGATAACTACGGGGAGCAAATCATTGGATAAGCTTTTGGGTGGAGGAATAGAGACGCAAGCACTCACAGAGGTATTTGGTCAATTTGGTAGCGGAAAGACTCAACTGGCTCATCAATTATGTGTTAACGTCCAGCTTCCAGTGGAAGAAGGGGGCCTTGGAAAAGGTGCCATATACATTGACACAGAGAACACATTTAGGCCCGAGAGAATTAAGCAGATTGCTGAGGCGAGAGGCCTAGATCCAGATAAGATTCTAAAGAATATTTTTGTCTCAAGAGCATTCAACTCAAACCACCAAATGCTCCTTGTTCAAAAAGCGGAGGAGCTAATTAAAGAGCATGAAATTGGGCTCGTTGTTGTTGACTCCCTTATGGCGCACTTTAGGTCGGAGTATATTGGGAGAGGATCATTAGCAGAGAGGCAACAAAAGCTCGGAAAGCACCTCTCAGACTTGCACCGCTTGGCAAATCTCTATGACATAGCAATATTCGTCACGAATCAAGTTCAAGCTAAGCCTGATGCGTTCTTTGGTGATCCAACGAAGCCAATTGGTGGCCACATATTGGCCCACTCAGCCACAGTCAGGGTTTACCTGAGAAAAGGGAAAGCAGGAAAGAGAATAGCAAGATTAATTGATTCTCCACACCTACCAGAAGGAGAGGCGACATTTAAGATAACTGAGAAGGGAATAGAGGATTAA
- the engB gene encoding GTP-binding protein EngB has protein sequence MIIFAGRSNVGKSTLIFRLTGKFTKRGKRPGVTRKPVEIGWRNKKIIDLPGFGFMSGVPKHVQEKIKTDIIHFIENNTEDIELAVLVIDGKSTLEIIERWEKRGEIPIDVEFFQFLQELEIPTIVAVNKLDKMKNVEATINKLIEKFGLNGTWEDYKDVFIPISAKFGTNVEELKRVIIQKSEERKRD, from the coding sequence ATGATAATCTTTGCGGGACGTTCAAATGTCGGAAAAAGCACGCTCATATTCCGGTTAACTGGAAAGTTCACTAAAAGAGGAAAAAGGCCAGGAGTAACTAGGAAGCCTGTGGAAATAGGATGGAGAAATAAGAAAATAATAGACTTACCAGGCTTTGGATTTATGAGCGGTGTTCCTAAGCATGTCCAAGAGAAAATTAAAACGGATATAATCCACTTTATAGAAAACAATACAGAGGATATAGAGCTAGCAGTTCTTGTGATAGATGGAAAGAGCACGCTTGAAATAATTGAGCGCTGGGAGAAGAGGGGTGAAATCCCAATAGATGTCGAGTTCTTCCAATTTTTGCAGGAGCTTGAGATACCAACAATTGTTGCAGTGAACAAGCTAGATAAGATGAAAAATGTTGAAGCGACAATTAACAAGCTGATAGAGAAGTTTGGACTAAACGGAACATGGGAAGACTATAAAGATGTTTTTATCCCAATCTCAGCAAAATTTGGGACAAATGTAGAGGAGCTAAAGAGGGTTATAATCCAAAAAAGCGAAGAAAGAAAAAGGGATTAA
- a CDS encoding preprotein translocase subunit Sec61beta — MAKQKTSLPPTGAGLMRFFDEDTPGVKISPRGAIALVLIFVAIEILLHAFGTQIFG, encoded by the coding sequence ATGGCAAAGCAAAAAACAAGCCTACCCCCAACAGGCGCTGGATTGATGAGATTCTTTGACGAAGATACTCCTGGAGTTAAGATTAGTCCTAGAGGTGCAATAGCCCTTGTACTCATATTCGTGGCAATAGAAATTCTGCTTCACGCATTCGGAACCCAAATCTTCGGTTGA